A region of Vicinamibacteria bacterium DNA encodes the following proteins:
- a CDS encoding HAMP domain-containing sensor histidine kinase, with translation MTPADLLGAMEKLALEEQNRELRLGRAVSKVVREVFLMKEPDDLARAIDVMRRELRRLGLSFSVCGITIADTTSGTVKIIKTRETDGSSMHELEMIELPDSSTLFDFWTSKRVGVATCDGSHLSCEGTNFPPDLHYLVNVPFSHGTVFIGSGPELPPSEDDVRTLQEFADAISVAYQRFVDFQKLERQTRELRETQTQLIQSEKMAALGQLVAGVAHELNTPIGAILSNTQSERTAFEDLKRSLAAKGETDATSARTMERIREMNLLTEAASRRIVGIVSNLRKFARLDESEWKLADVREGLDETLALVAHQTRGRIEIRKRYEDVPSVGCFPGQLNQVFMNLIVNGIQAIEDQGIIEVEAFRRRDAVLVRISDTGQGIAPEAINRIFDPGYTTKGVGVGTGLGLSISYRIMENHGGKIEVESEVGKGTSFTVSIPLNAKRVAPTSPALAFRTPSTVRTS, from the coding sequence ATGACGCCGGCCGACCTGCTCGGAGCGATGGAAAAGCTCGCCCTCGAAGAGCAGAACCGCGAGCTCCGGCTCGGCCGGGCGGTGAGCAAGGTGGTACGCGAGGTGTTCCTGATGAAGGAGCCGGACGACCTGGCGCGGGCCATCGACGTCATGCGGCGCGAGCTCCGCCGGCTCGGTCTCTCGTTCTCGGTTTGCGGCATCACGATCGCCGACACGACCTCCGGCACCGTGAAGATCATCAAGACTCGAGAGACGGATGGGTCCTCCATGCACGAGCTGGAAATGATCGAGCTTCCGGATTCGTCCACGCTCTTCGATTTCTGGACGAGCAAGCGCGTGGGGGTGGCCACTTGCGATGGGAGCCACCTCTCTTGCGAGGGAACGAATTTCCCTCCCGACTTGCACTATCTCGTCAACGTGCCTTTCTCGCACGGCACGGTATTCATCGGTTCCGGTCCGGAGCTCCCACCCTCCGAAGACGATGTCCGGACGCTCCAGGAGTTCGCCGACGCCATTTCCGTCGCCTACCAGAGGTTCGTGGATTTCCAGAAGCTCGAGCGACAGACCCGAGAGTTGAGGGAAACCCAGACACAGCTCATTCAATCGGAGAAGATGGCCGCGCTGGGACAGCTGGTCGCCGGTGTGGCGCATGAGCTGAATACGCCCATCGGAGCGATTCTGAGCAACACGCAAAGCGAGCGCACGGCGTTCGAGGATCTGAAGCGGAGTCTCGCGGCGAAAGGCGAAACGGACGCCACGTCGGCGCGCACCATGGAGCGGATCCGCGAAATGAATCTCTTGACCGAGGCCGCAAGCCGGCGGATCGTTGGAATCGTTTCCAATCTCAGAAAATTCGCGCGCCTGGACGAGTCGGAGTGGAAGCTCGCTGACGTACGGGAAGGACTCGATGAGACGCTAGCGCTCGTGGCGCACCAAACCAGGGGGCGAATCGAGATTCGAAAGCGCTACGAAGACGTGCCGTCCGTAGGTTGCTTTCCTGGCCAGCTCAACCAGGTCTTCATGAACCTCATCGTCAATGGGATCCAGGCCATCGAGGATCAGGGCATCATCGAAGTCGAGGCTTTCCGACGACGGGACGCCGTCCTGGTACGCATCTCCGACACCGGCCAGGGTATCGCGCCCGAGGCCATCAACCGGATCTTCGATCCCGGCTACACCACGAAAGGAGTCGGCGTGGGAACGGGCCTGGGGCTTTCGATCAGCTACCGAATCATGGAGAACCACGGTGGGAAGATCGAGGTCGAAAGCGAGGTCGGAAAGGGAACCTCGTTCACGGTGTCGATTCCGTTGAACGCCAAACGCGTCGCACCGACCTCACCCGCCCTGGCGTTCCGCACTCCCTCCACGGTCAGAACCAGTTAG
- a CDS encoding MerR family transcriptional regulator codes for MRVESYRVKELARLAGVTVRTLHHYDRIGLLVPSARSDAGYRLYGEADLYRLQHILVWRELGFSLEQIRRMLDEPGFDRRKALVTQRQELLRRGRRVTAMIRSVELALEELEGGQKMDVKQLFDGFDPAEHEEEARERWGDTQAYREAARRTREYTENDWARIKAEGDALLQEVAGKMATGAAPDDPDVLELAERHRLQIDRWFYPCDRIAHRGLADLYLADERFESRIDRHAHGLTQFLSAAIRANAERG; via the coding sequence ATGAGGGTCGAGAGCTACCGGGTGAAGGAATTGGCGCGCCTCGCCGGCGTGACGGTGCGGACGCTCCACCACTACGACCGGATCGGGCTTCTCGTGCCGAGTGCGCGCAGCGATGCCGGATATCGCCTCTATGGCGAGGCCGATCTCTACCGGCTGCAGCATATTCTCGTCTGGCGCGAGCTGGGTTTTTCGCTCGAGCAAATCCGGCGGATGCTCGACGAGCCTGGATTCGACCGCCGCAAGGCGCTCGTCACCCAGCGGCAGGAGCTTCTACGGCGCGGGCGGCGGGTCACAGCCATGATTCGCTCGGTGGAGCTGGCTCTCGAAGAGCTCGAAGGAGGGCAGAAGATGGATGTCAAGCAATTGTTCGATGGATTCGACCCGGCGGAGCACGAAGAGGAAGCGCGCGAGCGATGGGGCGACACCCAGGCGTATCGGGAAGCGGCGCGACGAACCAGGGAATACACGGAAAACGACTGGGCGCGGATCAAAGCGGAGGGGGATGCTCTGCTTCAGGAAGTGGCGGGAAAGATGGCAACCGGCGCGGCGCCCGACGATCCCGACGTGCTCGAGCTGGCCGAACGGCACCGGCTGCAAATCGATCGGTGGTTCTATCCGTGCGACCGGATCGCTCACCGGGGGCTTGCCGATCTCTACCTGGCCGACGAGCGGTTCGAGTCACGAATCGACCGGCATGCTCATGGGCTTACCCAGTTTCTCTCGGCCGCCATTCGGGCCAACGCCGAAAGGGGCTAG
- a CDS encoding DUF1028 domain-containing protein: MSFLLLLGLFIFSGEERVDHTFSIAAVDPVTGEVGVAVTTRNPCVGNGVPWVRVGVGAVATQASTRTEYGAELLDLLEQGLSAKVALERALSADEGAERRQIGLIGLTSGSAQHTGSETRAWSGHRSGASYVTQGNLLVGPEVLEAVARSFEGSEGSRRHLADRLIAALEAGQAAGGDARKGRTQSAAVIVADPRDGHSRRRDGISTQINLCEHETPVAELRRVYDTISQSLGFRVLQQFVGKDVLQLQIILHALGYVKTAPEPGDDPIAYTPELVAAVDAFREAEGLSTPVSGSPPGLVDEAAVERLWRRLDEQGKAESVRERIREITVVTR, translated from the coding sequence ATGTCTTTTCTGCTCCTTCTCGGGCTGTTCATCTTCTCGGGCGAAGAGCGCGTTGACCACACGTTCTCCATTGCCGCGGTCGATCCGGTGACCGGCGAAGTGGGCGTCGCGGTCACGACCCGAAATCCCTGCGTGGGAAACGGCGTCCCCTGGGTCAGGGTTGGCGTGGGCGCGGTAGCCACCCAGGCGAGCACGCGCACCGAGTACGGAGCCGAGTTGCTCGATCTCCTCGAGCAGGGGCTCTCGGCGAAGGTGGCGCTCGAACGAGCCCTCTCGGCCGACGAGGGTGCCGAGCGTCGTCAGATCGGGCTCATCGGGTTGACCTCCGGATCGGCACAGCATACCGGCTCGGAGACGCGGGCATGGTCCGGGCATCGCTCGGGAGCGAGCTACGTGACTCAGGGAAACTTGCTCGTCGGCCCCGAGGTCCTCGAAGCGGTGGCTCGTTCCTTCGAGGGGTCGGAGGGAAGCCGTCGCCACCTGGCGGATCGTCTCATCGCCGCCCTCGAGGCGGGACAGGCGGCGGGGGGCGATGCCCGCAAGGGTCGCACGCAGTCGGCGGCGGTCATCGTGGCGGACCCGAGAGACGGTCACTCGCGGCGGCGAGACGGAATCTCGACGCAGATCAACCTGTGCGAGCACGAAACACCGGTTGCCGAGCTGAGGCGGGTCTACGACACGATCAGTCAGTCGCTCGGATTTCGCGTGCTGCAGCAGTTCGTCGGCAAGGATGTCCTGCAGCTCCAGATCATTCTGCACGCGCTCGGATACGTAAAGACCGCGCCCGAGCCAGGGGACGATCCGATCGCTTACACCCCGGAGCTCGTCGCCGCGGTGGATGCGTTCCGCGAGGCGGAAGGCCTGTCGACGCCGGTTTCGGGCTCACCTCCCGGCCTCGTGGACGAGGCCGCCGTAGAGCGTCTCTGGCGCCGTCTCGATGAGCAAGGAAAGGCGGAGTCGGTCCGCGAGAGGATTCGCGAGATCACCGTGGTGACGCGGTAG
- a CDS encoding AAA family ATPase, whose translation MSSPEQFAGSEFPFNIRAFSHGIDLTFRSNVTFFVGENGSGKSTLLEALAECCGFNPEGGNRDHHRATFADRSPLAQALRLSWQPKVTEGFFMRAECFYNFATYIDEVSNLRAYGGKSLHQQSHGESFLSLFVNRFEQGIYILDEPEAALSPQRQLSFLKVVHDLAKPRQAQFLISTHSPIILSYPGAVLYSLDGDSIREVAYRETEHFLVTRDFLNGPERFFKHLFDTPTDPGEVS comes from the coding sequence GTGAGTTCGCCCGAACAGTTCGCCGGCTCCGAGTTTCCCTTCAACATCCGCGCCTTCTCACACGGGATCGATCTCACTTTCCGGAGCAACGTGACCTTCTTCGTCGGCGAGAACGGCAGCGGCAAGTCGACTCTTCTCGAAGCGCTCGCCGAGTGCTGCGGGTTCAATCCCGAGGGCGGCAACCGCGATCATCACCGCGCGACTTTTGCCGACCGGTCCCCGCTGGCGCAGGCCTTGAGATTGTCCTGGCAACCGAAGGTGACCGAGGGTTTCTTCATGCGCGCCGAGTGCTTCTACAACTTCGCCACCTACATCGATGAGGTATCGAACCTGCGTGCCTATGGCGGAAAGTCGCTGCACCAACAATCCCACGGCGAGTCCTTTCTCTCCCTCTTCGTCAATCGTTTCGAGCAGGGCATCTATATTCTCGATGAGCCGGAGGCCGCACTCTCGCCGCAACGACAGCTCTCGTTCCTAAAGGTCGTTCACGACCTGGCGAAACCCCGTCAGGCTCAGTTTCTGATCTCGACTCACTCGCCGATCATTCTCAGCTATCCCGGTGCCGTTCTTTACAGCCTCGACGGCGACAGCATCCGCGAGGTCGCCTACCGCGAGACGGAGCACTTTCTGGTAACGCGTGACTTTCTCAACGGGCCGGAGAGATTTTTCAAGCATCTTTTCGACACACCGACCGATCCAGGCGAAGTATCATGA
- a CDS encoding M14 family metallopeptidase, with translation MKAALVVLSAIVPVKLLAQDVMWPGARYDESVPSFESVLGHGPGERIVSHAEILRYLEALAEAVPGQVRIFEYARSWEGRALIYVVIGSEANIARLESIRENRKRLADPRVTSAAEAAELFDSEPAVTWLAYGVHGNEISSPDAALFTAYHLLASRDDPVVETILRETLVVLVPTQNPDGRDRFVNHFRVAEGLVPDPHPSAAEHDEPWPGGRTNHYYFDLNRDWLALTQPETRGHVKALLSWHPQVFIDLHEMGGNSTYYFTPEAVPYNPHITAAQREALDIYGRNNARWFDERGFLYFTREVYDAFYPGYGASWPLFHGTIAATYEQASARGLVFRRNDGTDLHFRDGVRHHFVASIATAETTALNRRRFLEDFWEHRRSAIEEGRSESTRAYVLPSSRNEAAVQKLAGILVEQGVEVSRATAGFVGCGSRDFPAGSFVVDLAQPAKRLLRTILDPDVPLGEDFVREQERRRKKNLPDEIYDVTGWSLPQMFDVEAVACEALPAGDFEPATEARIAPGGMEAGRADVAYLVPWGIAGGRLLAAALREDLRVMSSDREIEQNGRTYPRGTLVFAVKQNPENLYETLERLAQVTGAEVVATSTGWVEGGVNFGSRNVHHVRAPRIALAWDTPTSANSAGATRFVIERQFGYPVTPIRAQRFGSTDFRAFDVIILPDGDYDDEVEDSTTEALKRWVQAGGTLIGTGRAVEYLVSAGHLDSKRENQPERESDPKKEGDPPPGMMLASEEEYLAAIEPKQERPDPVAGVMVRVNLDREHWLTAGMENTTHALVIGRSIFTPLTLDKGENPAIFAGPDDLVAGGYLWEPNRKQLAFKPLAMVEPSGAGLVIGITADPCYRAYLDGLNLLMLNAIFRGPARARPAVLLAPIG, from the coding sequence ATGAAAGCCGCACTCGTTGTTCTCTCCGCCATCGTTCCGGTGAAACTGCTGGCCCAGGATGTCATGTGGCCCGGGGCGCGCTATGACGAGAGCGTGCCGAGCTTCGAGAGCGTCCTGGGTCACGGGCCAGGCGAACGAATCGTTTCCCACGCGGAGATCCTTCGGTATCTGGAGGCGCTCGCGGAAGCGGTGCCCGGCCAAGTGCGGATCTTCGAGTACGCTCGCTCCTGGGAGGGGCGCGCTCTCATCTATGTCGTCATCGGCTCCGAAGCCAACATCGCTCGGCTCGAGTCGATCCGTGAGAACCGAAAGCGTCTGGCGGATCCGCGTGTCACGAGCGCGGCCGAGGCCGCCGAGCTCTTCGATTCCGAGCCGGCGGTGACCTGGCTCGCCTACGGCGTGCACGGAAACGAGATCTCCTCGCCCGATGCCGCGCTCTTCACCGCGTACCACCTCCTCGCTTCTCGTGACGATCCCGTCGTGGAGACGATCCTGAGAGAGACGCTGGTCGTGCTGGTACCGACCCAGAACCCCGACGGGCGCGACCGATTCGTGAACCACTTTCGGGTTGCCGAGGGGCTCGTTCCCGATCCTCATCCCTCGGCTGCCGAGCACGACGAGCCCTGGCCCGGCGGGCGCACGAATCACTACTACTTCGACCTCAATCGCGACTGGCTCGCTCTCACCCAGCCCGAAACCCGCGGCCACGTGAAGGCGTTGCTTTCCTGGCACCCCCAGGTCTTCATCGACCTTCACGAAATGGGTGGAAACTCGACCTATTACTTCACGCCGGAAGCCGTCCCCTACAATCCGCACATCACCGCCGCGCAGCGCGAGGCGCTCGACATCTATGGACGCAACAACGCCAGGTGGTTCGACGAGCGCGGTTTTCTCTACTTCACCCGCGAGGTCTACGACGCTTTCTACCCGGGCTACGGGGCGAGCTGGCCTCTGTTCCACGGAACCATCGCCGCGACCTACGAGCAGGCGTCTGCCCGGGGACTCGTATTCCGGCGCAACGACGGAACGGACCTTCACTTCCGTGACGGGGTGCGCCATCACTTCGTCGCATCGATCGCGACCGCGGAGACGACGGCGCTCAACCGAAGGCGGTTCCTGGAGGACTTCTGGGAGCACCGCCGCAGCGCCATCGAGGAAGGGCGGAGCGAGAGCACAAGAGCCTACGTCCTCCCGAGCTCTCGAAACGAGGCCGCCGTCCAGAAGCTAGCCGGAATCCTCGTCGAGCAGGGGGTCGAGGTGAGCCGGGCCACCGCCGGCTTCGTCGGCTGCGGTTCTCGCGACTTTCCCGCGGGAAGCTTCGTCGTCGATCTGGCTCAACCCGCCAAACGACTCTTGCGTACCATTCTCGATCCCGACGTGCCCCTCGGCGAGGACTTCGTTCGCGAGCAGGAGCGCCGCCGGAAGAAGAACCTCCCCGACGAGATCTATGACGTGACCGGATGGTCGCTGCCCCAGATGTTCGACGTCGAGGCGGTCGCCTGCGAGGCGCTTCCCGCGGGAGACTTCGAGCCGGCGACCGAAGCACGGATCGCACCCGGCGGGATGGAAGCTGGCCGAGCCGACGTCGCCTATCTCGTTCCCTGGGGAATCGCAGGCGGACGCTTGCTCGCGGCAGCGCTTCGCGAGGACCTCCGCGTGATGAGCTCCGACCGGGAGATCGAGCAAAACGGCCGGACCTACCCGCGCGGCACCCTCGTATTCGCGGTGAAGCAGAATCCCGAGAATCTTTACGAGACACTCGAGCGTCTCGCGCAGGTCACCGGCGCCGAGGTGGTGGCGACGAGCACGGGATGGGTCGAAGGGGGCGTCAACTTCGGAAGTCGCAACGTCCACCATGTTCGCGCCCCTCGGATCGCTCTCGCCTGGGATACGCCCACGTCTGCCAATTCGGCGGGTGCGACCCGGTTCGTCATCGAGCGACAGTTCGGCTACCCCGTCACCCCGATTCGAGCCCAACGCTTCGGATCGACGGATTTCCGTGCGTTCGACGTGATCATCCTGCCCGACGGAGACTACGACGACGAGGTCGAGGACAGCACCACCGAAGCCCTGAAGCGGTGGGTGCAAGCGGGCGGAACGCTCATCGGAACGGGAAGGGCGGTGGAGTATCTCGTGAGTGCGGGACATCTGGACTCGAAGCGCGAGAATCAACCGGAGCGCGAGAGCGATCCCAAGAAGGAAGGAGACCCGCCTCCGGGCATGATGCTCGCGTCGGAAGAGGAGTACCTCGCGGCGATCGAGCCGAAGCAGGAGCGTCCCGATCCCGTCGCCGGCGTCATGGTCCGGGTGAACCTGGATCGGGAGCACTGGCTCACCGCGGGAATGGAAAACACGACTCACGCCCTGGTGATCGGCCGATCAATCTTCACGCCGCTGACGCTCGACAAGGGAGAGAACCCCGCCATCTTCGCCGGGCCCGATGATCTCGTCGCCGGCGGGTATCTCTGGGAGCCGAATCGCAAACAGCTCGCCTTCAAGCCCCTCGCCATGGTCGAGCCGAGCGGGGCCGGCCTCGTCATCGGCATCACCGCCGACCCATGCTACCGCGCTTATCTGGATGGGCTGAACCTGCTGATGCTGAACGCGATCTTTCGAGGACCGGCCCGCGCCAGACCGGCGGTTCTTCTCGCCCCCATCGGCTAG
- a CDS encoding sodium:solute symporter family protein, translating into MSSVLVVVLVYLLVVLLVGRAAERFFSGTSEDFFVASRSIGSFVLLMTVFGTHMTAFTLLGASSEAHLQGIVVFALMGSSSAIVAPLVLYFVGTRSWWLGKRHGFLTQVQFFRERYQSEAVGLVLFVVLIGLLLPYVLIGVKGAGDVLWALTGAGNGGLPPWVGSLVMCGVILLYVAHGGMRSTAWANTFQTLFFMTFGAIALFVVLDRYGGLGHAFARLSSDRGELLAIGKGSAELRRMVSYLLIPLSVGVFPHVFSHWLTAKSARTFRIAITFYPLCIAIVWVPSVVLGVVGNIDFPPPLEGPVLVHLILRHASGLLAGLLAAGVLAAIMSSVDSQTLAAGTLFTQDIVRHFGFHDRLSESKQVLVGRIFVTLFLVVVFGLSQITTRSIFNVGTWSLSGFAGLFPVLLAALFWKRSTAAGALAGIFTVTILWTAFFWRSTAGQGEYTVFGFLPVVYLLLGSTTALVVASLVTSPPQEDVLRKFFPELR; encoded by the coding sequence GTGAGCTCGGTTCTCGTCGTCGTCCTCGTCTATCTCCTCGTCGTCCTGCTCGTCGGCCGCGCTGCCGAGCGTTTCTTCTCGGGCACGAGCGAGGATTTCTTCGTGGCGAGCCGGTCCATCGGGAGCTTCGTGCTCCTCATGACGGTGTTCGGAACCCACATGACCGCGTTCACACTCCTCGGGGCGTCCTCCGAGGCCCATCTCCAGGGCATCGTGGTGTTCGCGCTGATGGGGTCGAGCTCGGCGATCGTGGCGCCTCTCGTTCTCTACTTCGTGGGAACTCGGTCGTGGTGGCTCGGAAAGCGTCACGGATTCCTCACTCAAGTGCAGTTCTTCCGTGAGCGGTACCAGTCGGAGGCGGTCGGTCTCGTTCTCTTCGTGGTGCTCATCGGATTGCTGCTTCCCTATGTCCTCATCGGCGTCAAGGGTGCGGGTGATGTCCTTTGGGCGCTCACCGGCGCTGGAAATGGTGGCCTCCCGCCCTGGGTCGGTAGCCTGGTGATGTGCGGAGTCATCTTGTTGTACGTGGCCCACGGAGGGATGAGAAGCACCGCGTGGGCGAATACGTTTCAGACTCTCTTCTTCATGACGTTCGGCGCGATCGCGCTTTTCGTCGTCCTCGACCGCTACGGTGGGCTCGGCCATGCGTTCGCTAGGCTTTCGTCCGATCGGGGCGAGCTTCTTGCTATCGGAAAGGGCTCGGCCGAGCTCAGACGCATGGTCTCGTATCTGCTGATCCCGCTTTCCGTCGGAGTCTTTCCTCACGTTTTCAGCCACTGGCTCACGGCGAAGAGCGCTCGCACGTTTCGTATCGCCATCACGTTCTACCCGCTATGCATCGCGATCGTCTGGGTGCCGAGCGTCGTGCTGGGCGTCGTGGGAAACATCGACTTCCCCCCTCCGCTCGAGGGGCCGGTGCTGGTACATCTGATTCTCCGGCACGCCTCCGGTCTGCTTGCCGGGCTCCTGGCGGCGGGGGTCCTGGCGGCCATCATGTCGTCGGTCGATTCCCAGACGCTGGCGGCGGGAACGCTCTTCACCCAGGACATCGTGCGCCATTTCGGCTTCCACGATCGACTCTCGGAATCGAAGCAGGTGCTCGTCGGTCGAATCTTCGTGACTCTCTTTCTCGTCGTGGTTTTCGGGCTCTCCCAGATCACGACGCGATCGATCTTCAACGTAGGCACCTGGTCGCTCAGCGGATTCGCCGGCCTGTTCCCCGTCCTGCTGGCCGCGCTCTTCTGGAAACGGAGCACCGCCGCAGGGGCTCTCGCTGGCATCTTCACCGTGACGATTCTTTGGACCGCCTTCTTCTGGCGCTCGACCGCTGGTCAGGGCGAATATACGGTTTTCGGATTCCTTCCCGTGGTTTACCTGTTGCTCGGCAGTACGACCGCGCTCGTGGTCGCATCGCTCGTCACGTCGCCGCCTCAAGAGGACGTGCTCCGTAAGTTCTTCCCCGAATTGCGTTAG
- a CDS encoding isoprenylcysteine carboxylmethyltransferase family protein: MILVRAVTYATLFIGFVLVFVPARILATAGVHAPDEIGAAQAAGVVVTASGAVVALSCVLTFAFVGKGTPAPFDPPRRLVIRGPYRLVRNPMYLGAGISLAGAAIFFESWILAGYALLFFIITHAFVRLYEEPTLRRTFGKDYEAYCSRVGRWLPRGIVGR; this comes from the coding sequence TTGATACTGGTTCGAGCGGTTACCTATGCCACTCTCTTCATCGGCTTCGTGCTCGTTTTCGTTCCCGCGAGGATTCTTGCCACGGCGGGGGTCCACGCTCCCGATGAAATCGGAGCCGCCCAGGCCGCCGGCGTCGTCGTCACCGCTAGTGGAGCCGTTGTGGCGCTGTCCTGCGTTCTCACCTTCGCGTTCGTTGGCAAAGGCACCCCAGCTCCGTTCGACCCCCCCCGCCGCCTGGTAATCCGAGGCCCCTACCGGCTCGTTCGCAACCCCATGTACCTGGGTGCGGGAATTTCGCTCGCCGGGGCAGCGATCTTCTTCGAGTCGTGGATACTCGCGGGTTACGCTCTCTTGTTCTTCATCATCACGCACGCTTTCGTGCGACTCTACGAAGAGCCCACGCTCCGCCGAACTTTCGGGAAGGATTACGAGGCCTACTGCAGCCGGGTCGGACGGTGGCTGCCTCGTGGCATAGTGGGGCGATGA
- a CDS encoding polysaccharide deacetylase family protein → MTAIGERLARLAPRILLSLGLSASANATAREIAITMDDLPVVLRSEWSIERARQVTRDILSTFQEYGVPATGFVNEQKLEVDGKVDPARVELLERWLEAGLDLGNHGYAHLDLHRVDVSTWEQDILRGERVLRPLIARHGKTLRFFRHPFLHTGLSVAIHDRTSAFLRDHGYRVAPVTIDNQEWMFGFAYAEASSDTEKQRIAEEYLRYMKAIVVYYEEQASAIVGEEIPHILLVHAYALNGDWLGELLGWMRERGYRFVSLEEALKHPAYASEDRYDGPAGITWLHRWALTREMPKSIFGEEPVPPDWIQREN, encoded by the coding sequence ATGACGGCGATCGGAGAACGCTTGGCAAGGCTCGCACCTCGAATCCTCTTGTCCCTGGGGCTTTCGGCGTCCGCGAACGCGACCGCACGAGAAATCGCGATCACGATGGACGATCTTCCCGTGGTTCTGCGCAGCGAATGGTCCATCGAGCGGGCGCGACAAGTTACCCGCGACATCCTCTCTACGTTCCAAGAGTACGGGGTGCCCGCGACCGGCTTCGTGAACGAGCAGAAGCTCGAAGTCGATGGCAAGGTGGATCCCGCGCGGGTCGAGCTTCTCGAGCGGTGGCTCGAGGCCGGCTTGGATCTGGGCAACCACGGCTACGCGCACCTCGATCTTCATCGCGTCGACGTCTCGACCTGGGAACAGGACATTCTGAGAGGTGAGCGGGTCTTGCGGCCGCTTATTGCGCGGCACGGGAAGACCCTGCGGTTCTTTCGGCATCCATTCCTGCATACGGGTCTGAGCGTCGCGATCCACGATCGCACGAGCGCCTTCTTGAGAGATCACGGCTACCGGGTGGCACCGGTGACGATCGATAACCAGGAATGGATGTTCGGCTTCGCCTATGCCGAGGCGTCGTCCGACACGGAGAAGCAGCGCATCGCGGAAGAGTACCTTCGGTACATGAAGGCGATCGTCGTCTACTACGAGGAACAGGCATCGGCAATCGTGGGCGAGGAGATCCCTCACATTTTGCTCGTGCACGCCTACGCGCTGAACGGCGACTGGCTCGGCGAGCTTCTCGGATGGATGCGGGAAAGGGGCTACCGGTTCGTTTCACTCGAAGAAGCATTGAAGCATCCGGCCTACGCTTCCGAGGATCGATACGACGGTCCCGCCGGCATCACCTGGCTCCACCGATGGGCTCTCACCCGAGAGATGCCGAAGTCGATCTTCGGAGAAGAGCCCGTTCCTCCGGACTGGATCCAGCGCGAGAACTGA